Proteins from a single region of Campylobacter sputorum:
- a CDS encoding nitroreductase family protein, producing the protein MTIDEIIQQRYSCRVFEKRKIDDQLINEILDLTRLSPSSLGLEPWHFIVVSKKDDILELGKIAKDQEHVKNCSHIIAIVSRNDIQEKDEYLQNIIARKQQDKEKFKKVLDIFGKRFNTMSKEEINHYCALQCYLACANLVNIAYSKGVQSCIIGGFDAKKANEFFKFNDTFNTVLLISLGYGSPTNNKPKLRKKLNEVVTWI; encoded by the coding sequence ATGACTATAGATGAAATCATTCAACAAAGATATTCTTGTAGAGTTTTTGAAAAAAGAAAAATAGACGATCAGCTAATAAACGAAATTTTAGATCTTACAAGACTATCTCCAAGCTCTCTTGGTTTAGAGCCATGGCATTTTATTGTAGTTAGCAAAAAAGATGATATACTTGAGCTAGGAAAAATCGCAAAAGATCAAGAGCATGTGAAAAATTGTTCACATATCATTGCAATAGTTTCAAGAAACGATATTCAAGAAAAAGATGAGTATTTGCAAAATATAATAGCTAGAAAACAACAAGATAAAGAGAAATTTAAAAAAGTTTTGGATATTTTTGGAAAAAGATTTAATACTATGAGTAAAGAAGAAATAAATCACTACTGTGCACTTCAATGTTATTTAGCTTGTGCAAATCTAGTAAATATCGCTTATTCTAAAGGCGTTCAAAGTTGCATTATAGGCGGATTTGATGCTAAAAAAGCAAATGAGTTTTTTAAATTTAATGATACTTTTAACACTGTTTTATTGATTTCTCTTGGATATGGTAGTCCAACAAACAATAAACCAAAGCTAAGAAAAAAACTAAACGAAGTTGTAACTTGGATCTAA
- a CDS encoding coproporphyrinogen III oxidase family protein — MNIGKEFAINYAHNKMQKALYNGLNIDMLDKPLQKTPKENINYMLYMHVPFCHTFCPYCSFHKYHYDEEASKQYFINLRKEMQAIKDKGFDFSSLYVGGGTTLINEDELLKTLEMAKQLFNIKTVSCESDPSHISPQSLQKFVGLIDRLSVGVQSFDNEILKKVARYEKFGSKDVLIEKLNKAVGILPILSIDLIFNLPFQTEEILREDIRIVKSINPEQFTFYPLMKSPLTRDSIAKTLGVSNEDNEYKFYKIICEEFKDLHKSNAWAFSKQKYDMNDEYVGSNHEYVGIGSGAFSFLNGELLINAFDLNDYGNFINSNTQPVIAKCSFNKKYKIRYLFLTELFDGSINISKFNKANDTFLAKELFMELFLLKLVNAIYEKDGMIYVTEFGSYLCLVLMKEFYTGMDKVRATFKDNNKIKNVKTLRIMEQVDAPIQNVANV; from the coding sequence ATGAATATAGGTAAAGAGTTTGCTATAAATTATGCTCACAATAAAATGCAAAAAGCACTTTATAATGGGCTAAATATCGATATGTTAGACAAACCTTTGCAAAAAACTCCAAAAGAAAATATTAATTATATGCTTTATATGCATGTGCCGTTTTGTCATACATTTTGTCCATATTGCTCTTTTCACAAATATCACTATGATGAAGAAGCGTCAAAACAGTATTTTATAAATTTAAGAAAAGAGATGCAAGCTATAAAAGATAAAGGTTTTGATTTTAGCTCTTTATATGTTGGTGGCGGAACTACTCTTATAAATGAAGATGAGCTTTTAAAAACTCTTGAAATGGCAAAACAACTTTTTAACATAAAAACAGTTTCTTGCGAGAGTGATCCAAGCCATATTTCGCCACAAAGTTTGCAAAAATTTGTTGGTCTCATAGATAGACTTAGTGTTGGTGTGCAGAGTTTTGATAATGAAATATTGAAAAAAGTCGCAAGATATGAGAAATTTGGCTCAAAAGATGTTTTGATTGAAAAGCTAAATAAAGCAGTTGGAATTTTGCCAATTCTTAGCATAGATTTGATATTTAATCTACCTTTTCAAACTGAGGAAATTTTAAGAGAAGATATAAGAATTGTAAAAAGCATAAATCCAGAGCAATTTACATTTTACCCACTTATGAAATCGCCCCTTACTAGAGATTCCATCGCAAAAACGCTTGGTGTTAGCAATGAAGATAATGAATATAAGTTTTATAAGATTATTTGCGAGGAATTTAAAGATTTACACAAAAGCAATGCATGGGCATTTTCAAAACAAAAATATGATATGAATGATGAATATGTCGGTTCAAATCACGAGTATGTGGGCATTGGTAGCGGTGCTTTTAGTTTTTTAAACGGGGAACTTTTGATAAATGCTTTTGATTTAAATGATTATGGTAATTTTATAAACTCAAATACCCAGCCAGTTATAGCAAAATGCAGTTTTAATAAAAAATATAAGATAAGATATCTGTTTTTAACAGAGCTGTTTGATGGAAGTATAAATATAAGTAAATTTAACAAAGCAAACGATACTTTCTTAGCAAAAGAGCTTTTTATGGAGTTATTTCTTTTGAAACTTGTAAATGCTATATATGAAAAAGATGGAATGATTTATGTTACAGAATTTGGAAGTTATTTATGTTTAGTTTTAATGAAAGAATTTTATACCGGTATGGATAAAGTTAGAGCAACTTTTAAGGATAACAATAAAATAAAAAATGTAAAAACTCTAAGGATAATGGAACAAGTTGACGCTCCTATACAAAATGTCGCAAATGTTTAA
- a CDS encoding YajQ family cyclic di-GMP-binding protein — protein sequence MASEHSFDVSASVDMMEVKNAIEISKKEIASRYDFKGVVAEINLNEKDKTITLLTSSENKIDALKDILISKLIKRDISSSALKDGKKESASGSNVRLVMSINDTIDQENAKKITKIIKDSKLKVNSSIRGDEIRVVGKSIDDLQECIRLIRSLNLELPVSFKNLK from the coding sequence ATAGCAAGCGAACATAGTTTTGATGTGAGTGCTAGTGTTGATATGATGGAAGTTAAAAATGCTATAGAGATATCTAAAAAAGAGATTGCTTCTAGATATGATTTTAAGGGAGTTGTAGCTGAGATAAATTTAAATGAAAAAGATAAAACTATAACTCTTTTAACATCAAGTGAGAATAAAATAGACGCTCTTAAAGATATTTTGATATCAAAACTCATAAAAAGAGATATATCATCAAGCGCATTAAAAGATGGAAAAAAAGAGAGTGCAAGTGGCTCAAATGTCCGTTTAGTTATGTCTATAAATGATACTATAGATCAAGAAAATGCTAAAAAAATTACAAAAATCATAAAAGATTCTAAGCTCAAAGTAAATTCATCTATAAGGGGTGATGAAATACGAGTTGTTGGGAAATCTATAGATGATTTACAAGAGTGTATAAGATTGATTCGCTCGTTAAATTTAGAACTTCCTGTGAGTTTTAAAAATCTTAAATAG
- a CDS encoding D-2-hydroxyacid dehydrogenase, translating into MKIVCLDADTLGDIDLSKFNDFGEFVTYEITSDTQRLERLKDADIVLTNKVIIDKYIMDNTNLKLICVTATGTNNIDMEYAKTKGIAVKNVAGYSTNAVVQQVFASLFYLTNKMRYYDDWVKSGEWIKSPIFTNVSKNVYEINPKRFGVIGLGTIGLQVARIAKAFGCDVVYYSTSGKNNSTEFPSVSLDALLKTCDIVSIHCALNDKTKNLIDTNELKKLKDGAIIMNFGRGGIVNETALSKILDEREIYAALDVLEKEPMSADSPLMKVKNRDRFVITPHIAWATYDARVKLMDLVYKNIQDFLKA; encoded by the coding sequence ATGAAGATAGTATGTTTAGACGCTGATACTCTTGGCGATATTGACTTGAGTAAATTTAATGATTTTGGTGAATTTGTTACATATGAAATAACGTCTGATACTCAAAGACTAGAAAGATTAAAAGATGCTGATATTGTTTTGACAAATAAAGTTATTATCGATAAATATATAATGGATAATACTAACTTAAAACTTATTTGTGTTACTGCAACCGGAACAAATAATATTGATATGGAGTATGCAAAAACTAAAGGTATAGCTGTAAAAAATGTAGCAGGATACTCTACAAATGCAGTCGTTCAACAAGTATTTGCTTCGCTTTTTTATCTAACAAATAAAATGAGATATTATGATGATTGGGTAAAATCAGGCGAATGGATAAAAAGCCCAATTTTTACAAATGTTTCTAAAAATGTTTATGAGATTAATCCAAAAAGATTTGGTGTTATAGGTCTTGGAACTATTGGTTTGCAAGTTGCTAGGATTGCAAAAGCTTTTGGTTGTGATGTTGTGTATTACTCAACTAGTGGCAAAAATAACTCTACTGAGTTTCCTAGTGTTAGTTTAGACGCACTTTTAAAAACTTGCGATATAGTTTCTATACATTGTGCATTAAATGATAAAACCAAAAATTTAATAGATACAAATGAGTTAAAAAAGTTAAAAGATGGTGCCATTATAATGAATTTTGGAAGAGGTGGTATTGTCAATGAAACAGCTTTATCTAAAATATTAGATGAAAGAGAAATTTATGCAGCACTAGATGTATTAGAAAAAGAACCTATGAGTGCAGATAGTCCATTAATGAAAGTAAAAAACAGAGATAGATTTGTGATAACTCCGCACATAGCTTGGGCTACTTATGATGCTAGAGTAAAACTTATGGATTTAGTTTATAAAAATATACAAGATTTTTTAAAGGCATAA
- a CDS encoding glutathionylspermidine synthase family protein: MLNLQKIKPLTKKFLEDSNFTWHTDLDNTPYISDEILKVSQSEANAYYEAANELYDMFVTGAEHVIENNLFHELGIPFNLIDIIKDSWSNDVHWHLYGRFDFAGGLDGKPIKLLEFNADTPTSLFETTIIQWAMLKYNGMNEMEQFNDIYEAIKENFKRLITLSDDTSEFSKYYDGWKILFSSIAGSNEDEQTVKLLQNMADEAGFHTKFAYVDEVGFSDEEGVFLGDEGFEYWFKLIPWEEIAINEGELALIIKNIIKNQKAIILNPAYTLLFQSKAMMKILWDLYPNHPLLLETSFEPLNAKKQVVKPFLGREGANISILDENAKVIESKDGDYANQNKIYQEFYELNKDEKGQNYQAGVFFAYEGCGLGFRRGGNIIDNYSKFVGHFIKG; the protein is encoded by the coding sequence ATGTTAAATTTACAAAAAATAAAACCACTTACTAAAAAATTTTTAGAAGATTCAAATTTTACTTGGCATACAGATTTGGACAATACGCCTTATATAAGCGATGAAATTTTAAAAGTTAGTCAGAGTGAGGCAAATGCTTACTATGAAGCTGCAAATGAGCTTTATGATATGTTTGTAACTGGTGCAGAACATGTCATAGAAAATAATCTTTTTCATGAGCTAGGAATTCCATTTAATCTTATAGATATCATAAAAGATAGCTGGAGCAATGATGTTCATTGGCATTTATATGGCAGATTTGACTTTGCTGGAGGACTTGATGGAAAGCCAATAAAACTACTAGAATTTAACGCAGATACTCCAACTTCACTTTTTGAAACTACTATTATTCAATGGGCAATGTTAAAATATAATGGTATGAATGAAATGGAGCAGTTTAACGACATTTATGAAGCTATAAAAGAAAATTTCAAAAGATTAATAACTCTTAGTGATGATACAAGCGAATTTAGCAAATACTATGATGGATGGAAAATACTTTTTAGCTCAATTGCTGGAAGTAATGAAGATGAGCAGACCGTGAAATTGTTACAAAATATGGCTGATGAGGCTGGATTTCATACTAAATTTGCTTATGTTGATGAGGTTGGATTTAGCGATGAAGAAGGCGTGTTTTTGGGAGATGAGGGGTTTGAGTATTGGTTTAAATTAATTCCTTGGGAAGAAATAGCGATAAATGAAGGAGAACTTGCCCTCATAATAAAAAATATTATAAAAAATCAAAAGGCTATTATATTAAATCCTGCTTATACTTTACTTTTTCAAAGTAAGGCTATGATGAAGATTTTATGGGATTTGTATCCTAATCACCCACTTTTACTTGAAACATCTTTTGAACCACTAAATGCGAAAAAACAAGTAGTAAAGCCATTTTTAGGTAGAGAAGGTGCAAATATAAGCATTTTAGATGAAAATGCTAAAGTTATAGAAAGCAAAGATGGGGATTATGCTAATCAAAACAAAATTTATCAAGAATTTTATGAGTTAAATAAAGATGAAAAAGGTCAAAACTATCAAGCCGGTGTATTTTTTGCTTACGAAGGGTGCGGACTTGGTTTTAGAAGAGGTGGTAATATCATAGATAATTACTCAAAATTTGTAGGACATTTTATAAAGGGGTAA
- a CDS encoding alanine/glycine:cation symporter family protein has product MIEILKVVVDTINAYIWTILVYVLLGAGIYFTLKTKFVQFRHFKESMTRMKVGKRASDDAISPFQAFATGLASRVGTGNIAGVAIALVIGGPGAIFWMWITALIGMSSAFIESSLGQLYKVQNKDGSYRGGPAYYITIGLGQKWLGIVFALSLILAFGFVFNAVQSNTMVAATHKAWGWNAQYVGIGLVLIVAPIIFGGIKRVAKVAEKIVPIMAILYLLAVIYMIITNITMVPKVIYLIISEAFNFKAASGGAIGVFTVSMMQGIKRGLFSNEAGMGSVPNAAAASDAYHPANQGLIQMLGVFVDTIIICSCTAFIILLSGVYGTTDATGAELTQMALEAGIGSYGSSFLAIIILLFCFSSIVGNYAYAESNVQFIKNNKFIMIIFRIMVLAMVYFGSIQELPLVWNMADASMGIMAFTNLVSILLLSPAAFLLLKDFEEQIKAGKNPEFNINKYPNLKEKIKTGIWEK; this is encoded by the coding sequence ATGATTGAAATTCTTAAAGTAGTTGTAGATACAATAAATGCATATATATGGACTATACTTGTATATGTCTTGCTTGGAGCAGGAATTTATTTTACACTAAAAACTAAATTTGTTCAATTTCGACATTTTAAAGAAAGTATGACTAGAATGAAAGTTGGCAAAAGAGCATCAGATGATGCTATTAGTCCATTTCAAGCCTTTGCCACAGGACTAGCTAGTAGAGTTGGTACTGGAAATATAGCAGGAGTTGCCATAGCTTTAGTCATAGGCGGTCCTGGGGCTATTTTTTGGATGTGGATAACTGCGTTAATCGGAATGAGCTCCGCATTTATAGAATCAAGTCTAGGTCAACTTTATAAAGTTCAAAACAAAGATGGTAGCTACCGTGGTGGACCAGCGTATTACATAACAATTGGACTTGGACAAAAATGGCTTGGTATTGTATTTGCACTAAGTTTAATCTTAGCATTTGGCTTTGTTTTTAATGCAGTTCAATCAAATACAATGGTTGCAGCTACGCATAAAGCATGGGGATGGAATGCGCAGTATGTTGGCATAGGATTAGTTTTGATAGTTGCACCTATCATATTTGGTGGAATAAAAAGAGTTGCTAAAGTTGCAGAGAAAATCGTTCCTATAATGGCTATTTTATATCTTTTAGCAGTTATTTATATGATTATAACAAATATAACTATGGTTCCAAAAGTTATCTATCTTATAATATCAGAAGCATTTAATTTTAAAGCTGCAAGCGGAGGAGCTATTGGCGTATTTACTGTTTCTATGATGCAAGGAATCAAAAGAGGTCTTTTTTCAAATGAAGCTGGTATGGGCTCTGTTCCAAATGCCGCAGCAGCAAGTGATGCCTATCACCCTGCAAATCAAGGGTTGATACAAATGCTTGGAGTATTTGTAGATACTATAATAATTTGTTCATGCACAGCATTTATCATACTTTTAAGTGGCGTTTATGGCACAACAGATGCAACAGGAGCAGAGCTTACACAAATGGCACTAGAAGCTGGGATAGGAAGCTATGGTTCTTCTTTTTTAGCCATTATAATACTTCTATTTTGTTTTTCATCAATTGTAGGAAATTATGCGTATGCTGAAAGCAATGTCCAGTTCATAAAAAATAATAAGTTTATTATGATTATATTTAGGATAATGGTTTTAGCTATGGTTTATTTTGGTTCTATACAAGAATTGCCACTAGTATGGAATATGGCTGATGCTTCCATGGGAATTATGGCGTTTACGAACCTAGTTAGTATTTTACTGCTTTCTCCGGCTGCATTTTTGCTTTTAAAAGATTTTGAAGAGCAAATAAAAGCTGGTAAAAATCCAGAATTTAATATCAATAAATACCCAAATTTAAAAGAAAAAATAAAAACTGGGATTTGGGAAAAATAA